The DNA region ATACTTCCCATTGACCGTGAACTACCAGGAAATGTCCTATGCTTCCGGCAGGATACCCGGAGGATACTTCAAAAGAGAAATCGGTAGACCCAGTGACCGGGAAACCCTCACTTCCAGGCTTATAGACCGGCCCATCCGTCCTCTTTTTCCAGGCGAGTTCAGGCAGGAGGTACAGGTTATTGCTACGGTTCTTTCAGCTGATCCCCAGAACGATCCGGATATCCTGGCCATCAGCGGGGCCTCTGCAGCTCTGCATATCTCCAAGATCCCTTTTTCCGGCCCAATTGCAGGGGCCAGGATCGGGTATATTGATGGTGAGTTCGTTATCAATCCCAGTGAAAAGCTTCTGGAGCAGAGCGATTTAAACCTTGTTGTCGCAGCTACCAGGGATGGAGTAGTCATGGTGGAAGGTTTCACTGATTTTCTGCCGGAAAAATTGATTGCCGAAGCCATCAACTGGGGACAGAAACAAATCATGCCCATCATTGAGGCTCAGGAAAAACTGCGTGAAGTGTGTGGAAAAGAAAAGATACTGGTTGAGCCAAAGCCTGACAATGATCCTGTTCTTGAAAAAATGGTCTCTGATCTGGCTGCTGATGACCTTTCCAGGGTTCTTTTCATTCCATCCAAAATGGAACGCAAAGAAGCCAAAAGAGAAGTGATGAGCAGAGTTCAGGAATCCCTGGCCCAGAACTTGACTGAAGAACCGGAAAATCTGGTCAAAGCTCTTAAGATTCTCGAAGAGCTAGAAAAGAATATTGTCAGAGAAAAAATTCTTAGGACAAAAACCAGAATCGATGGGCGGGACCTGACAACAGTCAGGCCATTGACCATGGAAATCGGCATGCTGCCCAGGACTCATGGCTCTGCAATCTTTGCCAGAGGGGAAACCAAGTCCCTTTGTGTAACCACCCTTGGCAGCAGTTCCGATGAACAACGCATTGAAACCCTGGCTGGGGACAGCAGTAAGCGGTTCATGCTTCATTACAACTTTCCCCCTTATTGCGTTGGTGAGACTAAATTCCTGAGAGGACCTTCCAGAAGAGAAATTGGCCATGGTATGCTGGCTGAAAGGGCTTTGACCCCGGTCCTGCCTCAGGCTGAAGACTTTCCCTTTACTATCCGCATTGTTTCCGAGGTCCTGGAAAGCAATGGTTCTTCCTCCATGGCCACCGTATGCGGTGGCACATTATGCCTTATGGATGCTGGGGTACCAATTTCCGAGCCTGTTGCCGGGATAGCCATGGGGCTGATCAAAGAAGGAGAGGAATACCTGGTCCTCACAGACATCCTGGGTGATGAAGACCATCTTGGGGACATGGATTTCAAGATCGCAGGCACTTATGAAGGGGTCACTGCGGTTCAGATGGACATAAAGATCCCGGGGATACCCATGGAAGTGATGTACAAAGCCCTTGAACAGGCCAGCGCAGCTAAAAAAACCATTCTTGACTCCATGAACCAGGTCATTGACAAGCCCAGGTCCGAGCTTTCCAAATACGCTCCCAAAACAGAGGTAGTTTATGTGGATACGGACAAGATCAAGGACGTCATCGGGCCTTCAGGGAAAAACATCAAAGCCATTACCGCAGAAACTGGATCCTCCATTGACATTGAAGACTCCGGAAAAATAACCGTTTTTTCACCGACCCAGGAGATACTTGAAAAAACCAAGGAAATGATCCTGTTCTTCAATCAGAAAGCTGAGCTTGGCAAAGATTATGAGGGTGAAGTTAAAAGAATTCTTGACTTCGGTGCTGTGGTCGAAATCCTGCCCGGAGTTGACGGTCTGGTCCATATCTCTCAGCTTGACACCAAACGGGTGGAAAAAATCAGTGATGTGGTCAAAATTGGTGACACCATCAAGGTAAAGGTCATTGAGATTGGAGACCGGGGCAAGGTCCGTCTCAGCCGAATGGCGGTAATCATGGAGGAAAACGGAGAAAAATTCGACCTTGAATCAGCCGCCTTCAAGCCCGGGCCAAGGGGACGGGGTGGTGACAGCAGGAAGCCCAGGGGAGGCGGAAGAAACCGCTAAGCCTTTAGACCCATCAGGTCTTGTGCCGCTTATAAGCGGCACAAGACCGTTTAAATTGTTCCACAGGTCTGCTTGTCAGCGTGATAGCTGCTCCGGACAAAAGGACCGCAGAACATCTCAAGCCCTGCTTCCCGGCCTGCCCGTGCATAGTATGCAAATGTCTCCGGATCTACGTAGCGGTCCACAGGCCGATTCATCTTTGCAGGCCTCAAATACTGACCTATGGTCATGACCTGACCTCCGCAGGCCTGAACATCCTTGATCACTTCTAAGACTTGCTCATCCTTTTCTCCAAGACCCACCATCATTCCGGTTTTAACCCTGACCTGAGGCGCAAATTTTGCTGCCCGTTCTAAAATACCAAGGCTCAGCCTATAATCGGCATGAGGACGAACACTGGAATACAGATGCCGGACAGTTTCAATATTGTGTCCCAGCACGTCAGGACTGCTGTCCAGTACAGCATCCAAGGCCTCAGTGCTTCCCTGAAAATCCGGAATCAGGACTTCCAGGATTGAATCTGGATGATCTGCTCTAAGCCTCCTTAAAACCTTGACAAACTGTCTTGCCCCTCCATCAGCCAGATCGTCCCTGGTTACCGAGGTTATAACTATATGCTTGAGTCCCAGAACAGACACAGCCCTGGATATCCGTTCCGGTTCATCAGGACCGACAGGTTCGGGCCGTCCTTTTTCCACACTGCAGAACAGGCATCTTCTTGTGCAGCTGGGACCAAGAATCAAAAAGGTAGCCACTTTACGGCTGAAGCATTCAAAAATATTGGGGCACTTGGCACTCCTGCAGACAGTCTCCACATGCAATCTGTCAAGACTTTTCCTGACCCTGGCAAAATTGTCCGTTTCAGGCAGCTTTATCCTCAGCCAGTCAGGTTTTCCATCAACCTGTTCTTTATAGCTCATGGTTTGTCTATCCAATGCTTATTTCATAAAAATATTCTTCATGGCAGAGGCAGCATCATTTTTAACAGTGGCCATGTCCGGATGACAACTGTCAAGCTCCAGATGGACTGAAGTCGTCTTTCCCCCGCTCACCCCACAGGGGTTGATCAGCTCGAACAACTCCAGATCCCGGAAGATATTCAGGGCCAGACCATGATAGGTAGTCCATTTCTTTACGCCAATACCCGTAGATGCGATTTTGCGATCCTGAACAAAGACACCTGATCGGCCTTCTTTCCTGACAGCCTTAATTCCATAACAGGCAAGAGTAGTTATCACTGCCGACTCCAGGTTCAGGAAAAACTGTTTAAGTCCGCCGGGTTGTTTTTCAATTCTCAAAATGGGGTAGATCACCAGCTGACCAGGAAAATGACAGGTTATATCCCCTCCCCTGGATGTCTTGACCAGATCCACTCCCCTGGCCTGCAACTCCTTTTCAGTCACCAGCAGGTTGGCTGCAGTCCGGTTTCTGCCAAGGGTTATCACTGGATAATGCTCCAGCAGAAAGACCCGCTCCGCCCCCCCGTCAACTACCTCTTTAAGAGCCTCAAGCTGGATCTGGAAGGCTTCATTATAGTCCATCAGTCCAAGATCAATAAAAATCATCCAGCTGACCTGGTCCCTAATTCTGGATAATCAAAAATCATGTGCCTGGCGAAGCGACCGGCCAGATATTCTTCATCATCCGCCATATTGATACTTTCCACCCATTGACCAAGTCTTTGATTTTCCATCCTGAAATCGCCTCTCTTGGCCAAAAGGACCGCCCCCAGCAGGGAGGTGTTGCCGAGGATCTGGCATTTATGTGAGGTTCCAGAGGGAAAAAAGCCCAGAGTCTCCAGGTCGGCCGGGTCAGCATGTCTTCCCAGGTCGCCCCCGATACAGACTTTCTTAAGCATTTCCGGAGAAATGCCCGCCCTGGTACACAAAAAGGACAAACCCAGACTGAATGCGGCCTTGACCTTGAGAATCTCCTCAATATCCCTGGCCCCGAGAAAAAAATCACTGCCCAGCCATAACCTCCTGTCTCTGATCCCGGTTGACACTCTGCTGGCCAGAGGATTAACCGGGTTCTGAAAATGACCCTGGGCTGACAGAACCTTCAGCCTGAGCAGATGCGCAACTAAAGATATGTACCCGCTGCCCGACACCCGGCCCTTCCAGTCTTCAGGCAGGCCTAAACCATCTTTGGTCAGAACAAACCTGGCAGCCACACCCCTGGCATGGGGGCTGCCGAACCTGAGGCCGATACCTTCCAGAGCAGGACCCAGGGCCACGCTAGTGGCCAGTAAGCAGTCGGGCGAAAGGGCCAGAACAAGCTCACCATTGGTGCCAAGATCTGCAAACAGAAACGGATACTCGGGCCTGACGCACTGCAGAAGGTAAGTAAGCCCGGCACTGATATCAGCTCCAACAAAAGGTGAAAATAAAGCCGGGATATACGCCTGAATCGAGGTTCCGGCAAGCTTCTCCAGCTGGCCGGCCTTGTATTCCAGGGTGTAGGGGGCAGTGCTGAGTCCGGATATGTCCCGGCCTAAAAGCAAATAAATCATGGCCGGATTGCCGGTGATGCAGACATCATCTCCAAGATATCCTGCATTGTTCAGGATTGCGCCGATCTCACTTCTGATCAGCCCGGTCAAAAGGCCCATATTCTGACTGCTTTCACTGGCAAAGGATAACCTGGACATGACATCCGGACCGGCTCCCATCTGAGGATTGATTGTCTTTCCAGAAGTACCGCCACCACCAGAGTTAAATATTTTCCATTTTATGGACGTGGTGCCGATGTCAATGCCAGCTCCAGCAGCACTATCCAAAATGTCCGGGACTGGCTCTTCCTCCTGCTTCTGAGGAAAAACTTCAATATGCTGGCCTGTTCCAGGAAAATGTGAGCAGGCCAGACGCATTCCCTGGCGGATTTGCCAGGGGGAAAAGAAATCCAGATCCTTGGATGTCGGAGCTGGGGAGCTGCTTCTGAACAGAACCTGGCACTTCCCGCAGTTTCCAATGCCTGAACACAGGGCAACGCCTGAGTAATAACCATGGACAAACAGGTTCAGGGCCAGAGTCCTGCCTGGGTCGAATGTGTGGGTTTCAGATTGTGCCCCACTGCTGACATGAACCTTGACCAATTCTACCATCTGATCGAATTCAAAATATTAATGAAAAAATGCAATGACCGGCCAACCAGGGTAGGCTCATTTTAAAACTTATAACCATTATCTCTGATATGACTTTTGATATTGTCAATAAGGATATTGGCGCAGGTGAAAAGGGTTCGGCGCTTGTGCCTGATAATATAAAAATTTCTCTTGATATTCAGACCCTTGACATCAAGAGAGACCAGCTCTCCGGATTCAAGGTGCTTTTTTACAGCCAACCGCGATGTTACTCCTGCTCCGACTCCGGCCAGAACGCACCTGACCAGGGCTTCAGTGGACTGAACCATGGTTGAGGTCTTGAGTTCCTGCAGAGATATGCCGCAATCAATCATGGAATTTTCAAAGGCCTGTCTGGTTCCAGAACCCTTTTCCCGCAAAACCCAGGGGATGGTCTTCAAATCCTCAGGCCGGATCTGCCCACTAATATTAAGCTTCATTTCCGGGCTGACCACGACATCAAGCAGATCACGCATGAGCAGACCATGTTCAAGGTCAAAATGGTCGGCAAAGCCACCAACCATTCCAAAGTCCAGCTCACCTGCAAGCACATCCTGACAGACTTTGATTGAGTCCCCTACACGGAGATCAATACAGACTTCAGGATATTTTTTTCTGAAGTCAGCAATGACCGATGGCAAAAGATAGTTCGAGGGAATGGTACTCCCTCCTACAACAACCTGTCCGCAGACCTGGTTTTTGAGATCATGGATGTCGGCCTTGGTCTCCTCAAGCATCCTGAACATCCTTTGCACGCCACTGTAAAGGACCTGGCCAGCCTGAGTCGGCATCACGGTCCGTCCAATCCTGTCAAAAAGCTTCACCCCAAGCTGATCTTCGAGGCTCAGAACATGAGTGCTGATGGTTGGCTGAGAAAGAAAAAGATCTTTGCCAGCCTTGGAAAAGCTCTGTAAATCATAAACTCTGGCAAATGCCTGCAGCTTTCTGAAATCCATTGGTCATTCCTTGTATTTGAGTCAAAGCTATGCCTACCATAGCTAAAATCAATAGATAAGTGCAAAAAAAGGGAGAGGACTAGCCTCTCCCGGATTTATTTATTTTTTTTCCTGATCCTGGTCTTTTTCAGACTCTGCAGGAATATCTGCCGGTTCATCCTGGGGGTCGGCAGCAGGTATATCCTGTTCAGAAGTCTCAGCTGAAACAGTATCTTCAGGGTCAGGCTGTTTTTCTCCTGCATCTGCTTCTACACCAGCTTCTGGCTGTGGCTCAACAGTCTCAGACTGAACTGGTGCATCCTGCTCTTCTACGGACTTATCTGCTGCAGGCAAAATGGCCTTATCAGGCTTTGGGTCTGAAGAAAGTGCTTGTTCAGCCCCAAGGTAGGTAAACTCAATCAGGGCCATAGCCGCGTTGTCACCTACTCTGGGCGTGGCAAACTTAACGATCCTGGTATATCCGCCACCTGCTCCGTTGAATTTAGGGCCGATTTCATTAAAAAGCCTCTGCACAAGGCCGTGATTTCCAAGGACCTTATATGCCTGACGCCTGGCGCTGAGGTCATTTCGAACCGCCAAGGTGACAAGCCGGTCAACTATCTTGGAAAGTTCCTTGGCCTTGGGGGTGGTAGTCTTTATTCTTTCATGCACTATCAGGGACTTGGCCATATTCCTAAACATGGCTTTCCTGTGCTCCCAGGTACGTCCGAGTTTCTTGCCGGATTTTCTATGTCTCATCGTCCTCTTTCCTCTTTTGCCATTCTTGATATTTTTGCTCGAAATTATCTATGGGGGTGTCAAAGCCAAACCCCATATTTTCAATAACCCGTCTGATGTCTTCCAGCGACTTGCGTCCAAAGTTTTTGGTCCTTAAAAGGTCGTTTTCCGACTTTTGAACGAGTTCGCCAACCAGACGGATTCCAGCGTTACGCAGGCAATTACTGGCCCGCACAGGAAGTTCTAGTTCTTCAATGGTCTTAAACAGATTGGGATCGAGTTCTTCCTCATTCTTGGAACTGGTCACACACACATCAGTCTCGTTTTCATCGAAATTAATGAATACGGACAGCTGATCCTTCAAGATTTTCGCACTGTAGGCCAGGGCATCATCAGGCTGTAAAGATCCGTCCGTCCAAATTTCAAGAATCAGCTTGTCATAGTTGGTCATCTGTCCGACTCTGGCCTGTTCAACAGTATATGCAACTTTTTTAATAGGCGAAAAAGAAGAATCCAGGTTGATCAGTCCGATCTCATCACTGACCGGCTCATGCATCTCAGCCGGGACATAGCCTTTGCCCATGCGCACTTCAATATCAATGACCAGATCAAAATCCTCGGTCATAGTTGCTATATGCTGGTCAGGATTCAGTATTACAACATTCTGATTTGCTTTGATGGCTGCGGCAGTCACCTCACCCTTGCTATTGGCAATGAGTTGAATCCGCTGAGGCTCATCCGTGGTCATGGCAAACCTGACCTGCTTGAGGTTAAGTACTATATCTGTAATATCCTCAACTACGCCCTGAATAGTCGTGAACTCATGCTGCGCATTCTGTATCTTGATGGCTACAATGGCTGCACCCTGCAGAGATGAAAGCAGGACCCGCCGGAGAGCATTTCCGAGAGTCGTGCCGAAACCCCTTTCAAGGGGTTCACAAACAAACTTACCATAATCACCCTGTGATTTGGCATCCCTGACCAGCTGCTCGGGCTTAACCAGATTTGACCAGTTTCGCGTATTGATAAGTTTGTCACTTGCTTGAATTATCATTTCAGCACCTTTGATCTATAAAAAATCTTTGCTGGGCCGGATCAAAATCCGGCCCGAGAAGGATTACTTGGAGTAAAGCTCAACTATGAGCTGCTCATTGATGGGGAAGGTGATATCGTCGCGTACAGGCAGGGCCTTAATGGAGCCCTTAAATTCACTGCCATCCACTTCAACCCAGCCTGGCGCACCCCTGCGGGCAAGGACATCCTGAGCATCCTGGATAACGGGAATCTTCCTGCTTTTTTCAGCTACGGTCACAGTATCACCGATCTTGAGAATAAAAGACGGAATGTTCACCCGACGACCATTGACCAGGATATGTCCGTGTCTTACCAGCTGTCTGGCCTGTGTCCTGGAATGGGCAAAACCAACCCTGTAGACTACATTATCAAGTCTTCTCTCAAGAATGGTCAAAAGGTTTTCACCTGTAGCGCCTTTTCTGGAGTCAGCCAGTTCAAAATATTTCCGAAACTGCCCTTCCAGTAAACCATACATCTTGCGGACCTTCTGCTTCTCTCTGAGCTGCAGGGCGTAGTCACTGGACTTTTTTCGAGCCCGACCATGCTCTCCCGGAGGATAAGCTCTTCGATCATAAGCACACTTATCAGTATAACAGCGATCGCCCTTGAGAAAAAGCTTTGTTCCCTCTCTGCGGCAGATTCTGCACTTGGATTCAGTATATCTGGCCAATTTTCATACCTCCTGATTAAACTCTGCGCCGTTTGGGGGGGCGGCACCCATTGTGGGGTATCGGTGTTATGTCCCGGATAAAGGAAACCTTAAACCCGGCAATATTGATCGCTCTCATGGCAGATTCACGGCCTGATCCTGGGCCCTTAACAAGTATTCCTACTGTCTTCATTCCATTGTCCTGGGCAAGCTTGGCTGCTGTTTCAGCAGCTTTCTGAGCGGCAAAGGGAGTGCCCTTTCTGGATCCTTTAAATCCTGACATGCCAGAGCTGGCCCAGCTGACCACATTACCACTCATGTCGGTAAAAGTGATCATGGTATTATTGAAGGTAGCATTGATATGCACAATCCCGGTAGGGATATTCTTTTTCTCTTTTTTCTTCTTGGTCTTTTTAGGCTTAGCCATCTACGCTCTCCAGTACTTACTTCTTTTTCTTAATGGTGGTTCTTCGGGGACCTTTTCTGGTGCGGGCATTGGTATGAGTCCTCTGACCGCGAGCAGGCAGAGACCTCCTGTGTCTCAGTCCACGATAGCAGCCAATATCCATCAGTCTTTTGATGTTGGCGGTCACTTCGCGGCGAAGATCACCTTCAACTTTATACTTGCTCTCCAGTTCATTACGAATGACGTTCACCTCTTCAGGTGACAGATCATCTGTACTTTTGGTCCAGTCAATACCGGTTGAGTCCAGGATCTTAAGCGATGTGGTTCTGCCGATACCATAGATATAAGTTAGAGCTATACCTATCTTCTTTCTCTTGGGCAAATCAACTCCAGCTATACGTGCCATTTTTTCCTCACTAACCTATCCTTGCCTTTGTTTATGACGCGGGTTTTCACAGATTATTCTTAACACACCCCTGCGCCTGATTATTTTGCACTTGGCGCACATCTTTTTAACTGATGGTCTTACCTTCATGATATCTATTCCCCCGAAAACCTAGTTAGACGTACTTAAAACTTCCGGCCCGTCCTTGGTAACAGCGACAGTATGCTCAAAATGAGCCGACAGGCTGTTGTCCTTGGTTTTGGCCGTCCATCTGTCCGGCATGATAACCACCTGGTCGCTTCCAAGAGACAGCATGGGCTCAATGGCCAGAACCATTCCTTTTTTCAACTTAATTCTGGATGCACCCTTGGGAACAAAATTGGGCAGCTCTGGTTTTTCATGCAGGCTGGCACCGATTCCATGACCGACAAATCTCTTGATTATTGAACAGTTGTTGGCCTTGGCGTGCTTTTCAATGGCAAAGGAAATATCGTACAGGTCATTGCCTGGGTGAGCCTCTTCAATCCCTTTGTACAGAGCTTCTCTTGTCACATCCATAAGCCTCTGGGCTTCTTCTGACACATCCCCGACTGAAAAGGTCCGGGCTGAGTCACCAAAAAAACCCTTATGCTGAACCCCCATGTCTATACTCAGAATATCTCCATTCTCGAGTCGACTGGTGGTCGGAAAACCGTGCACAATCACTTCGTTCAATGAACAACACAGGGTATAAGGAAATCCTTGATAACCTTTAAAAGCTGGCTTGACCTTGTATTCAAGGCACATTTCATTGGCCAGCTCTTCAAGTTCCATTGTGCTGATTCCAGGTCTGATTTTTTGTTCAATCCGGTCAAGAATCTGAGACACAATAGTGTTGGCCTCTCTGAGCAGGCCGATTTCATAATCGTTCTTAATGAATATTCCGCGTATCTTCTTCAAAAACTAACGTCTTCCCTTGATTCTGGTCTTGGTTAAAAGTCCTTCATAATGTCTTGAAATCAAGTGAGATTGAAACTGAGCCATGGTATCCATGGCAACAGCAACGACAATCAGCAAGGCAGTGCCTCCATAGTAGAAAGGTACGTTAAACTCCTTGATCATAAATACCGGCAGCACACACACCAAAGACATGTATATAGCACCTGAAAAGGTCAGTCTGGACAGGACCTTATCAATATATTCCTTGGTCTTGAGGCCTGGCCTGATACCGGGTATGAATCCACCCTGTTTCTTCAAATTCTCGGCTATGTCTTTGGGATCAAATATTATGGCCGTATAAAAAAAGCAGAAAAAGACTATCAGGGCCACAAAAAACAGATTGTACACCAGTGAGTCAGGCATCAAGTTGTTTGAGATCACATTAAGCCAGTCTGCCTGAGAAAAGCTGGCAATCGTTGCAGGAAACATCAGTATTGATGAGGCAAAGATAGCCGGAATAACTCCAGCAGTGTTCAGCTTAAGGGGCAGATGACTGGTCTGTCCACCGTACATCTTGCGTCCCATCATCCGCTTGGCATAGTGAATAGGCAGCCTACGCTGAGCCCTTTCAACATAAACTATGGCCAAAAGAACTCCAACAATGATGGCCAGGATAAAAAGGGCCACAAACAGAGTCACCTCTCCGGCAGACAGCAGCTGAAAAGAGTTGGACAAAGCACCTGGCAGACCAGCAACAATCCCTGCAAAAATTATCAGAGAGATACCATTGCCTAGTCCCCTGGCTGTTATGCGCTCTCCAAGCCACATAATAAAGATGGTGCCCGATGTCAGGGTCAGGATGGTTGTCAGCCTGAATCCCCAGCCCGGATCAACAACAATGGAGGCTCCTGTGGGACTGGTCATGTTCTCAAGACCAATGGAAATCCCGACTCCCTGGACAAGGGTGATCATTACTGTACCATACCTGGTCCACTGGGTAATTTTTTTCCTGCCTGCCTCACCTTCCTCCTTTTTCCACTTGGACAGGGTCGGACTGACCACTGTCAGGAGCTGCATAATAATGGATGCAGAAATGTAAGGCATAATGCCCAGGGCAAAAATCGAAAAATTCTTCAGGCCGCCGCCGGCAAACATGTCAAAGAGCCCGAACAGGGTATTCTGAGCGCTTCCAAAAAAATCAGAAAGGGCTTCTCCGTCCACTCCGGGCAAAGGAATATGTACTCCGATCCTGTACACACCCAGCAATAAAAGGGTAAAAAGGACCTTATTCCTCAACTCCTTAAGTCCGGATTCTCCTGGTTGCTTGCCTTGTTTCACCACTTGAACTTATCCTTCCAGAGCTACTGCGGTTCCGCCTGCATCGGCAATTTTTTGAGCAGCTGTTTTACTGAACCTGTGCGCAGTAACTTTAACGGAAAAATTGACTTCACCCTGTCCAAGGATCTTTACAGCCTGATTCTTCTGGCACAGACCACTGGCATAGATATCTTCCAGGGACACCTCAGAGGCACCGTCAAATTTTTCAGCTATCCTTTCCAGGTTCACCACTGCATACTCGACTCGAAAAGGATTCTTAAATCCTCTCTTGGGCAGCCTTCGCTGCAAGGGCATCTGCCCGCCCTCAAACCCGGCAGGGATGCTGGCACCGGCCCGGGATCTCTGTCCCTTATGGCCTTTGCCGCTGGTTTTACCAAGGCCGCTGGCTTCACCACGTCCAAGTCTTTTCCTGGGCTTGGTTTCTTCATGGAATGGGTGCAGTTCGTGCAAATTCATTACTTGATTACCTCTACAAATTTTTCAACCTTGGTTATCATTCCAGCCACACAGGGGTTCTCAGCAACGTCAATTACCTGATTGGTCTTCCTGAACCCCAAAGCCTTCAAGGTCCTTTTCTGATCAGGCTTCAGCCCTATGCTGCTCTTTTTCAACTTTATTTTCATTTCAGGACTCCCAATGGTGTTAAACTATCTGGCTGCAGCGTACTCTACGCTTTTGCCCCGAAGTTCAGAGACTGTTTCAGGATCAGTAAGAGTCTTAAGCCCCTCAATGGTGGCCTTAACAACATTGTGCGGATTATTGGTACCAATGGCTTTGGTAAGGATATTTTTAACCCCGACCGCTTCCATTGCAGCCCTTACTGGACCACCTGCTATTATGCCGGTACCCGTGCTGGCAGGCTTGAGAAGAACTCTGGCTGCTCCATAAGCTCCTGTAACCTGAAAAGGAATAGTCGAACCCGCTATGGTGACATTAACCATGTTTTTTTTGGCTTTGTCAGTGGCCTTGCGGATGGCATCCGGAACCTGATTGGCCTTGCCAAGGCCGTAGCCAACGCTGCCTTTACCATCGCCGACAACGACCAGAGCGCTGAACCTGAACCGTCTGCCGCCCTTAACAACCTTGGCCACCCGGTTTAGATGCACAATCTTTTCAATGAGTTCCAAATCATTCTGCTGCATGAATTACCTCTTAGAATTTTAATCCCATTTCCCTGGCACCTTCTGCCAGTGCCTTGATCCGGCCATGGTAAAAGTATCCGTTTCGATCAAAGACAACAGTTTCGATATTTTGACTTTTTGCCTTTTCACCGATCATTTTGCCGACTGTCTTGGCAGTTTCAAGGTTAAGCCGTGATCCACCGTCAATGTTGAGTGATGAAAAGGAAGCCAGGGTTACTGCCTTTTCGTCGTTAACAATTTGGGCATAAATGTGCTTGTTGGACCTGAAGACAACAAGCCTGGGTCTGGACTCAGTACCGTTGATTTTCTTCCGGATCCGGTACTTTCTTTTTAGTCTGGACTGTCTTTTACTGATTTTCATGGCATTACCTGCTATTTACCACCGGATTTACCGGCTTTGCGTCTGATTTGTTCGTTTTCATACTTGATTCCTTTGCCCTTGTAAGGCTCAGGAGGACGAATCCTGCGTATGACCGCAGCCAGTTCACCGACTTCCTGCTTGTCTATGCCGCTTAAAGTTATCTTGTTCTTGTCAACTTTGGCATTAACGCTCTTGGGCAGATCAATCTTCACCGGATGAGAAAATCCAACGTTCAAGACAATTGTCTTTCCCTGAAGATCAACTTTGTAGCCGACTCCAACAACCTCCAAAGTCTTTTCAAAGCCTTTGGAAACACCTACTACTGCATTATTGACCAAGGACCTGCGAAGTCCCCAC from Desulfonatronovibrio hydrogenovorans DSM 9292 includes:
- a CDS encoding DNA-directed RNA polymerase subunit alpha, giving the protein MIIQASDKLINTRNWSNLVKPEQLVRDAKSQGDYGKFVCEPLERGFGTTLGNALRRVLLSSLQGAAIVAIKIQNAQHEFTTIQGVVEDITDIVLNLKQVRFAMTTDEPQRIQLIANSKGEVTAAAIKANQNVVILNPDQHIATMTEDFDLVIDIEVRMGKGYVPAEMHEPVSDEIGLINLDSSFSPIKKVAYTVEQARVGQMTNYDKLILEIWTDGSLQPDDALAYSAKILKDQLSVFINFDENETDVCVTSSKNEEELDPNLFKTIEELELPVRASNCLRNAGIRLVGELVQKSENDLLRTKNFGRKSLEDIRRVIENMGFGFDTPIDNFEQKYQEWQKRKEDDET
- the rpsD gene encoding 30S ribosomal protein S4 — its product is MARYTESKCRICRREGTKLFLKGDRCYTDKCAYDRRAYPPGEHGRARKKSSDYALQLREKQKVRKMYGLLEGQFRKYFELADSRKGATGENLLTILERRLDNVVYRVGFAHSRTQARQLVRHGHILVNGRRVNIPSFILKIGDTVTVAEKSRKIPVIQDAQDVLARRGAPGWVEVDGSEFKGSIKALPVRDDITFPINEQLIVELYSK
- the rpsK gene encoding 30S ribosomal protein S11: MAKPKKTKKKKEKKNIPTGIVHINATFNNTMITFTDMSGNVVSWASSGMSGFKGSRKGTPFAAQKAAETAAKLAQDNGMKTVGILVKGPGSGRESAMRAINIAGFKVSFIRDITPIPHNGCRPPKRRRV
- the rpsM gene encoding 30S ribosomal protein S13 — protein: MARIAGVDLPKRKKIGIALTYIYGIGRTTSLKILDSTGIDWTKSTDDLSPEEVNVIRNELESKYKVEGDLRREVTANIKRLMDIGCYRGLRHRRSLPARGQRTHTNARTRKGPRRTTIKKKK
- the rpmJ gene encoding 50S ribosomal protein L36, encoding MKVRPSVKKMCAKCKIIRRRGVLRIICENPRHKQRQG
- the map gene encoding type I methionyl aminopeptidase is translated as MKKIRGIFIKNDYEIGLLREANTIVSQILDRIEQKIRPGISTMELEELANEMCLEYKVKPAFKGYQGFPYTLCCSLNEVIVHGFPTTSRLENGDILSIDMGVQHKGFFGDSARTFSVGDVSEEAQRLMDVTREALYKGIEEAHPGNDLYDISFAIEKHAKANNCSIIKRFVGHGIGASLHEKPELPNFVPKGASRIKLKKGMVLAIEPMLSLGSDQVVIMPDRWTAKTKDNSLSAHFEHTVAVTKDGPEVLSTSN
- the secY gene encoding preprotein translocase subunit SecY — protein: MKQGKQPGESGLKELRNKVLFTLLLLGVYRIGVHIPLPGVDGEALSDFFGSAQNTLFGLFDMFAGGGLKNFSIFALGIMPYISASIIMQLLTVVSPTLSKWKKEEGEAGRKKITQWTRYGTVMITLVQGVGISIGLENMTSPTGASIVVDPGWGFRLTTILTLTSGTIFIMWLGERITARGLGNGISLIIFAGIVAGLPGALSNSFQLLSAGEVTLFVALFILAIIVGVLLAIVYVERAQRRLPIHYAKRMMGRKMYGGQTSHLPLKLNTAGVIPAIFASSILMFPATIASFSQADWLNVISNNLMPDSLVYNLFFVALIVFFCFFYTAIIFDPKDIAENLKKQGGFIPGIRPGLKTKEYIDKVLSRLTFSGAIYMSLVCVLPVFMIKEFNVPFYYGGTALLIVVAVAMDTMAQFQSHLISRHYEGLLTKTRIKGRR
- the rplO gene encoding 50S ribosomal protein L15: MNLHELHPFHEETKPRKRLGRGEASGLGKTSGKGHKGQRSRAGASIPAGFEGGQMPLQRRLPKRGFKNPFRVEYAVVNLERIAEKFDGASEVSLEDIYASGLCQKNQAVKILGQGEVNFSVKVTAHRFSKTAAQKIADAGGTAVALEG
- the rpmD gene encoding 50S ribosomal protein L30, which produces MKIKLKKSSIGLKPDQKRTLKALGFRKTNQVIDVAENPCVAGMITKVEKFVEVIK
- the rpsE gene encoding 30S ribosomal protein S5, producing the protein MQQNDLELIEKIVHLNRVAKVVKGGRRFRFSALVVVGDGKGSVGYGLGKANQVPDAIRKATDKAKKNMVNVTIAGSTIPFQVTGAYGAARVLLKPASTGTGIIAGGPVRAAMEAVGVKNILTKAIGTNNPHNVVKATIEGLKTLTDPETVSELRGKSVEYAAAR
- the rplR gene encoding 50S ribosomal protein L18 produces the protein MKISKRQSRLKRKYRIRKKINGTESRPRLVVFRSNKHIYAQIVNDEKAVTLASFSSLNIDGGSRLNLETAKTVGKMIGEKAKSQNIETVVFDRNGYFYHGRIKALAEGAREMGLKF